A stretch of DNA from Esox lucius isolate fEsoLuc1 chromosome 18, fEsoLuc1.pri, whole genome shotgun sequence:
tttgtaagtgggaaaacctgcaaaatcgtccgtgtatcaaatacttgttctccccactgtatgtgtggcGGTGTTAGCATGCAATTCTTTCACCAGTATAAACCAACGCAATCCCGTTTTACACTTCGGAAACTGTTCCCACTTTGCCGCAGGTGAGGAAAGGGAATAGAGTAATTCCTGTACATATTCCCAATCAATGAAACCAAAAGAATGATGGAGTAATATCAACCAAAAATGCTCATGCacgttttaaatattttttcaattctGGATATTAAAAACAATGGCACCTGCCTGACTAGGTAAATATGTAGCTAATTGGGAAAAGGAAGAAATTAGTCAAAACAGCTTCCCCCTGCCCCATCCATGCACATACAGAGCAACACTATACTTTTGTGCTATTTTATTTGCTTCTAATCAACCAAATGCCTAATTAACATGGTCTGAATTAGCAAAAACAGGCGTATAAGCTTTACACtaactagcacacacacacgcaaagccCCTGGGGACGTATGGCCTGGTAGGCTTGATTGTCTCTCTTtcaacctccctctcctctgtaaCATTGATTGACAGGAGGGGGAGTCAATCAGACAGGCCTTCGGGGAGGAAGTTGACAAGTAAAGAACTCTAGTAATTTCAAAGCAGCTCATGTCACACTGTTACACATACATTTAGGTCATTCAGCAGACATTCCTATCCCAAGAAACTTAAATGAGTAATGAAAGTTAAAGGGATCTCTCAAAGGCACAACGACTGATTTTTCTACTTGATGGCTTGGGGATGCAGCCATATCCAACGATCTAGACACCAGGCTGGATGCCATCTGTTATGTGCCCCACACTTTAAACTCCATCATGTCCAAAGATTCAGGGGACAGGATTGTGTTTTGGGGGTAGATCTGGGACTAATTGAAAATTAACATGAGCTTAAGGGTGACCAGCTTTCTTCAACCAGGCATTCATTTTGGGTGAACAACACATGCTCCAATGAAATGACAGGGATAAATATAGATACCTACTTCTTTAATCTTTAATCTTCAAAGTGCTGGAAGACGTGCAAGATAATACTTTTGTGATCTGTGTAGTTTGAGATAAATCTTTACTCTTTAAGGAACAAATACCCTGGATTAATTAAGGCGGTCTAAATATATTCTAATCTATTTTTTACCTCATAAAATCCAGGACAAAAGATTCCCAACAGGATAAGTTGATAAAAGCTTTTTAAGTGAACTCCTTGATGAATTATGGCTGCTTAGACACTTAACGGCCCAAATGCCCAGTACATGTACAAGTAACAATTTCCCATTAATACAGTTAGCTCCAATGACTCGGTGGGTTAGAAAACTGTTCTGGCAATTCCAAAGTGGTATGCTATAATGTATCTTGAAGTGTTTAGGCTTTATTTAAATTAGCTTCACATTTAAGCTGAGCCTTGTTCCCTGTTACAAAGTCAGGCATTGATAGTGTGCCCGGGACTTGTTTGCTGAGACAATACTGAAACTGTGCATCACTCAAAATCCAAGAAAACTTTAACTTCAGCAGGCTATGATGTGAAATTATCGTTTTTCTTGCGCATTAAGTTTCGTTGATGCGCTCATCAACGCATGAGTTTCTTACAGAAAACCTATCATGGTTAATATTGCTTGTGCAGAATGTGAATTTCCCTTTAGTTCATTTTATAATGTGGGTCCTTGGTTACACCGATGGCATGGATAGTGGCTCTGGATAGTTGTGGTAGTTATTTTATATCGTCAACAAAAATTCCGAAGAGCATCTACTGATGCACTATCCAAAGTATTACCAAATTATTTTCTGGGGGATGAAAGAACAATATTCAGCTTCCCTTCTCTTCTCAGTTcataacaaataaaaagtattgGTATATAGCAAactaaattaaacatttcagaTGGTAGCACACAACCACTTTTATAGCAAACCGACCAGCCCCTCTCTCATCACTTAGGGATCTTACTCACGCTTACGTATTTACAATCGTGGTCTCTGCCTCACTGCTCCCACTGAgccagaaaatacatttggtgGGAGAAGAGGTGACTGGCTCGTGTTAGACACACTCGTCGGAGTGCTGCTGAGCTAAGTTTTTCCGTGGGCACccaagggggggtgggggggagatGCACTCGCTCTGCCATCGCCAGTTCTCTCAGACGTGCACATGACAAGGCAGTAGCGAACAGGGCCTCGCTTTGCGCCGGCAAGTCACGTTGGATGCTAAAATTCACTGCAGCTTGAGGAAAAAAATTCTGTTTCAATCCTTCATTACTGGGGATCCCTGTAGGATGTGATACAACTAGCCCAGTCACTGCATGTTTCACCCCTCTCTACAGGATGGTTCAGGAAGCTGTTTCGCATgcattacattttagaaatacttACGTTCTCATCTTCTTGAGCCTAATAAGAAGCCTACtacattttctaaacaaaaagCCCTGAGGTCGAATTCTAACTTAATTTCAATCTAAATAAATTTTTGTTCTTAAATTCAGGCTGTATAATCCAAAACCCCCCCATTCCTAAATGCATCCACAAAAGCTTACTAAATAAGTTTACctctgtggaggagggagaaagcTTTGAAGATGTTTTGAAGATGGTCTTAGAGAACCATGTTTGATTATAAGCCACTATGCATCTGGCCCTTCACATCCCAGGATTTGTCAACAGACAGACTAATGGTGTTCACAAACATCTTGTGGCAGGTGGGGTGGCCCATTCATTTTCTTTGAAGACGTGGAGGGGAGCGGAATTGTATCCAGACAGAGGGGTCACGGAGACCGTGAAGGCCACTCACTCAGGTAAAAGAAAGGCAGAGAAAATAGAAACAGGTTCAATTTCTGAAACTGTGCTCTCAGTATTGACCATAGACAGTAGTAAAGGTAGCCTGAGTGGTTATACATCAGCAGGTACGTTCAACAGCAGCCTGGCTGACATCCCAAACAAGATAGCTAGCCATTAGTTTACAGAGCCACATTTAACAGTAAATCAAAAATGTTCTGTTGCATGTATAATCATCTTAATTCACACTTGCTGTGTTTTGTGGAGATAACATTTTCCCACGTcgataatgttattattttttttatggcaaCAACCATAATGCAATAAGCTTTAAACAATTTGAGCTGAGACACATGAAGAAGCCATATTCCTATTCTCGTAACAACCACATAAAGAACGGCACACCCATGCATTTCAGAAGCAGCGCAGTCCGGGgttgaccaatcacattagAAAATATAGGCTGGGTGGTGAAACGTCAGCACATATGTCCAAAAGCAGCTGACCAGCAACACGTCTTCTTCTAATCTACATacatattcataatttattttgcatatacatacattttatggcTTTACATAGCAATTCACTTTTTGCAATTCAGtggtaattattttttattttgttgctatGGTCACCAGTGGCTGTCACCCTCTATTTGAATGCACTCCACTTGGCTAAAGGGAAATGACTGTGTATTCAGCGGGGAACTGCAAATCTCTGCTGGGCCTTGGTAAAGCCCCTAAATCTGAAAACCCAAAATAAATCTCATTTtacccaaaaaataaaaagacatgataaagaaataaatatatatgggGAGGTAGAGATAATCCCCCTTCTGACTGGGGGATGGAACCAGACACACcatcaataaaacaaaagccagcttctccctcttctcactGACTTGTTTGCTTCATTCTAAAACAATGGAATGAAGGGCTGTCAAAAGCATTAGAACAGATTGATAGCAATACTGTCACTATTTCATGCGCGGTACAAATCACTGGTCAATAGTATCTCCGCACATGAGGCCCAGCTACCTAAACAAAAGCTCAAAATGACAGATCTAAGATATAAAACTCTAGGTGGGATGGAACAGCCAGGCTAACAGCCTTATATTTTACAACTGGGCCCACTACTTAATATGAAGGAAACGGTCAAGGAAAATGAAAGTTTTGTAATAAAGGAAAGCAATTTGCTAATTGGTTGACTGGGCAACATGTTCCGTTTAAAGCAACCATACAGGTTTAGTCCCTAACTAATCCTACTAACAATGGCTAACATTAGTAAGGACTTAGAATCAATTATTAAATGCTCTCTAATTCGGAAAAACTGATGTTTCCTGAGGGGGATAACAGATAGTGTATTGTGCCTGCGTGTGAAGTTGGGCTGCGGCGCTAGAGTTACAAGGGGTCTGTTCGAATCACACTGCAGGTTCAGCTCAGCGTTGATGCCGTGGGGCCACTCAGACTGTGATGGTCTTTGACCTATATCGCAGATTAAGGAACGGTGATGTCATTCTCCACTAAGAAACCAAAAGCCCTGCTTTGGTCACTCTGAGACAGTACTACTGACATCGTCCTGCTCAGGACCAGACCAGCATGAAATTGGGCATTTGGCATTTGAGCATGAAGATGCAGTCTAGTGTGCTAATAGTGTAAAACTAACTCAGTTATACTGTACGTAGTAGAGGGCATTGTTTTGTATAACAAAACAAACGTGTGCATTGCAGTCTCACCTTGTCCGTAGAGTGTATTTTGAAGTTGTTAATAGCCCTAATACCTTTTCTGAGCTCTGACACATCTACTTGGGGATAGTAGCATCAAGTATGTGCAGCCAATTTGAAAcataagaatatatatattttggtacACATTCCTATGACCGTTCGGCATCCTATGTCTGCAAAATCAATAGGCTAACAATAACAAAGGTGTGTGACTGGTGAAGCAGTGCCAAATTTGAGCATAGGCAAACTCAGCTTGAGTGCACGAATAGTTACTTTCAGTGTGTTCAATGTATCATTCCATCCAAAATCACACATTTGTCCAAACCTCTAAAATGTGATTCACATGGAGATAAACCCTGTCCCACCACTGTTGCATAAATCTATCAGGTTGAACATCTCTGAGTGGTGGCTCGGTTTCGCTGAGAACCTCAGATGCAGAATAGTGTGGCTGGAATCATTTCACAAGTCATGTCAACTGCCTTCCCCGGGCCTAACTCTGTAGGCTGGTCAGCTCTCAATCCGGGCCAGCGTCCAATTGCTGAGGGTGGAGTGAGCGAGGAAGGGATGTCACTTTGCACACCAATCAGGCCACTGTGGAACCATAATGCAGGAAAGTCAGTACATACCAGTGAAGACCAGAAGtcgggggggtggaggaggcgGAGGCGGTGGTGGCAGGGGAGGGTAGGGATTACATTGGCATGCCTGCTGACACTTGGCACCCGTCCTCTCTTCCACGTTCCGTGCACATGACTTCTGGGGCTCCCCCTGAGTGAACTGCGCAGCAAACGCAGAGAGGCgggaagagaatgagagagaggaacagagagccTTCACCACACTTGGTAATGCCTCGAACACTATGGTATAGGAATAATAGAATTTGTACGTACAGAAAAATATCAGaagtttttatttacttttcttGTTCTGTAATTGGGTTTAGGCATATGAAATGCCTAAATGagattattatttaaatggaaGGTATAAAATGCATTTGCACTTTCATTTTTTGTGTAGTTTGCTTGGTGACCTCAAGGATGTTGTGCAACTGCAGAGGAGTCGAATGTCTGTCCGATTCACTTGGAGGTGTCTAATATCTGTTTGATTCACCTGGAGGAATCTAGTATCTGTTTGATTCACGTAGAAAAGTCTAATATCTGTTTGATTCCACTGGTGGAGTCTAATTTTTGTTTGGTTCTGTTTATTGTGTGTGGTGAAGCCAAAGACAAATTTACACACTATgtgtacaataaaatattttcttttgttcttGATTCTATCATAGAGTTATTATATTACCACGTTATCTGGAAGTAAATAATAGCTAACAAGCTGACTGTTAAATTAGGGGTTCCCTGTTAGGTGCTTTTGTGAGAATTCTATAAActaaatacacatacagtacaaccaCATGACATGTGATGAGTTCCAGATGACCCACACCATAACACAGTACCTCGTACCTGAGTCTTCGACCAACCAGGCAGACACGTACCAGAAGCTGCTCAGCCTTTGTCTGACAACTCAAATACAAATCTTCTGGTGCATAATTGTTCACTACATATTTCAGTCCATCCATTACAGTTGTTCACCAGCAATGCAACTGATTGCCTTGGATAAAACCATCCACTGAATAACAGATATTATTTTACTATATTATAACCATAATAGCTGGATTTGGGTTggaaaacacaatacaaaaatgAACAGTCAGAACCATGACAGAATGGTTGGAGTTGTCATAATAGTTTGAAAGGGATATAAGGACAGAAACGGTTCCAGATCTGAGATAGACCGCACTACGTATCCTAAGACAGACTGATGGCATTCGATTCATATCAACTGGGTTCACTGTGAGAGAAACCGTCCTCAGGGCCGGGCAGCCACGTAGACTCTTCACTACACGGGAGACTCACACCTGAACCCCAAGGCAACACACTCTTGTCCGCACACTCATGCATGATCATACATCATTTTCTCACATATACCCAAGAAGCACCCAAATAGTCAATCcctcacatacacacttacATAAACTACATGCAGTTCCTCACagctcacacacatacacacatgcaagaacacactctctctctctctatgcacTAACGGTTAAGAGAGGAGATTCCCACCCACTTACAAGAAGAGTAGATGAGAAGAAATAGGCTCGTTTAGGAGAATGCCCTCCCACAGAATAAAACAACCCcttgttccctccctccccagcaGTGAAAACTGACACGGCCTCCCCCAACAGTGAGCCTGGTGAGCAGCCCCATGGAATAGTAGAAGAGTCTTTTGGAGTGGCAAGCTAGTGGTGGAAAGCTCTTTGCCTGGAACACTTCAAGCCTCTGAGCGAGCCCCTAGCATTAGTCGCAAAGAGGGTTACCTATCACATGCCCATAGTTCAGGAACCACCTCTGTTACACATCATACATAGTGTGATAAAAAATGAATTTTTAGCAATAATTattatgtatgtctgtgtccgTATCTGTGCTTTTATCCTAATGAAAGCGGTATTAAATTACAGTGGTAAAACAATGTCTGATTTCTGGTATAGTTCTCAACCTTTCAAAAACATAACTAACTTGAATTAGGAATACAATGTCAGAAATGTTGTATTTATACGAAACATACACAATATTTTATAGCTGTGTTCATCATCAACTTAGTACCAAATGatttagcatttatttttgattacTTTGGAGATTAGAATCCAACATATAATTTGGAAAGCTAACAGGATATTTACACTGTTTGGCAAAAGTGACAGTGAATTGTGTTTGCCTTTCTGCTCAACCACATTTTGACTTTTAAAGTAGATTTTAAattgttatattattttgtgcAACTGACTTCATCTGGCTTTCATAAGTTTGtctagaaatatatatttcatatctttGTTATACATCTCCATCCCAATCAAATATGTATTAAATAAAATCTaactacatttatttcattttgatttctGGTTAAGATAGAGGTGTCAATCCAAAATAGAAATTACAAAGTAAATTACAAAGTAAACTAACTGCAATTAAAAATCTGTCTAAAATATCGAAATTATGTTGGATTCACATCtcattaaaaaatacaataaaatgtaaagctgTATTTGACTTACTCTTAATTCTTAACTTTTCTGTTTTCGTTGACATGTAGGCATGAATCCAATGTAGTAAAAACCACCTtaaagattacaattgtaatcaaACAAAGTTTCAAACCCTAAGCCTGtattgtgtaattttcatttaacCTGGGCTATAACTTaaacagtaaatacatttgaatcaaCTTCTCAAGTGCAATGTAATCTAAATGATTATCATTGATGATATTTTACAGATAAAGTagggttacatttattttaaatgtaccgTTTCGAATGACTTTGATAACAGTGAATCTTAAGAGATCTCTCAACAATGATTAAGAAGAAAATGTCAGCACCAAGCAGGGCTGGGCTTGGTTACAACCCTGGCTCACTATCAATTTAATCGCTGTAGATAGACCAGTAGGAGGTGCTCCCCAccctatatttttttttataatattggACATGaagatgacattttttttatggcaaacattttaaaaacatattttaaaataggTTTTTCTATGtaaaatttgtttttataatggcATAATCGTGTGGTTGCAATATCACACTTATATTCAAGTGTACCTAAATTTCAATATTTGCAAaggacacacaggcagaccacAGATATGCAATAACCTCCATATTTTAAACTCCAAAAAATCACGACACATGCTAAGAGACAATAAATTGTAAGAGGACATGACTATAAAAGTGTCACTATTGATCCATTGTAACTTGTAAGAGCAACATGACCATTAATTTAATTCTACATTAGCCTAACCAATAACCTGCCAACTCACCATCATTATTTCCATTAACACAAACCCTTTTCCCAACATCAGAGACATAACGTCTGTAACATAGCTTGCTTAACGAGTATAGTGGGCtataaaaaaaggaataaaCCCACCTGGTATAAAAGTACAATTGATGTTAGAAAGCAGTGCCCAAAAACGACAtgccaaaaaactaaaataagcGGCAATATTTCTTGGACCAGCATTCCTCTTTAGCTCTCACAGCCCTCGTGTCAAGGAAACAAGCATGGGACGTAGGCTATAACACTCGTATATTTCAGGAAGTTAATCCAGTCTTCTCGACTCGAAAGCGAAatctctgtctctacctgtttccaaaaagggaTTCTGACACATTCTTCTCGCgctttcatttcatttgtagGTGGAATGAGAGAAATTGAAACAGCCCTGCGACCAAAAACCTAGTACATTTCATTCGCATAGTAGAAAGTTGGAATCTCAGCTGGTGTCCACAGCGGTCCGAAGAATCCCACTATAAATTAGTAAACCGCGATGCCTTAGGTGGGAGGCAGTTTTAGAGTCATTCCTCTAATTGCTCTTAACTCCAAAGATGGACAGGGAAGCGCCACGAAACTTGGAAGTGCTGGAAATAGGCGCACTCTGCCACCccttatagcctaacttacagtTCTGTGTGCATGTCTACTGCATGGAATATTGCTGCACTTCGATGTTAATATGCCTTGGTTTATCTAGGAAAAATAGCAGAGGCATCTTCAGAAGCAGGCGAGTGTAGACATTACATCCTCAAACCATAGCCTACCCAAAAAGCATATTAggaaaaattgtgaaattctggtcTGGAGCGTAAATGCAGCGCTGAAGCAATAATTATGCAACAACATCCTTTGCAATATCGTCAGTATATcatcaaataaataaaccttCACTCCCAGAAAAGTGCAACTGAACATGCTAAAATAACTGTGAAGAGAAGAAAGAAGGTGCGCGGGTCTTAATCCACTCTGCTGATAGGAATCTGAAACTGCTTAGGTCACAGTGTTATTTCTGTCAGCGCGAAAGTAATTTAGCCatttgaaggagacagagatgtTTAATGACGAGCATTCTGTAAGCCCATGTTGGAGGAGCGACAGTGAAccaatgtatttgtgtgtgtgtgtgtttgagagagtgtgtgtgagtgtgagagaatgggagagatCGAAGTAATACGGTTATTTATAAGTATCAGCAGACAATAGCCTGCTGTCCACCAGGGGCAAGTCTATAATGTATGTCAAAGTGAGTCTCATTAGACCTTAAATAGAGTTGTGTTtaggttattttatttgtgatctGCCCAGGACTATTGAAAACCAATATTCATGATAACTTGGCCAAAGGTATTCAGTTGCAAGAagacaacagacaaaaacataaataatgtaaaaattaCCTCAAATTAACTGAAAGAAGCACTATATACAAGGTAATAGACAACAAACATCCAATTACACAAGTATAGCCTTTAACATGCAGTAtctgtatttattaataatacTCCATACTTAAGTCCTCTCTTCAGTTCCTCTCTTTCCTACCTCAAATGACTGATACTTGAGTTCTCTcattcctctctttccttcctcaaATAATTCAACagcacaacacaaaaaaaactgtctttgtCTTGGCCACAGTCTTGATTTTGAGCAATAATACTGCGGTTTTACAGCTGATGCTGAAACTCTGGGGGGGCTTAATTACTAACAGTAATTGAGGAATGCCTCGCAGAGATGAAACCCGCACCCTTCCAATCCTGGCACTGATAACAATGACAAATTGCCCTGCCCCTTAAACCAGTAAAAATCGAACTTTGCACTTATCACCAATACCTGATCACTATTCCTCTAAAGAACCTTATccatgtgtatatatttacacatgTTTTACCATAAAAGAGGAGCAACTAGGCACATTATCCCctgtaatatataatattaacaGAATAACCTCTTATATTAGGGACCTATCCAACGTATCCATCTGTATTTATGTAGCACCTTAAGGTGTAATTTATTATATCTTTCTATTCTttatgcatattgttttttgatttaatttatatGTAACTGAGTGTTGTCTTGCAGTCATTATTGCATTTGGCCGGATGGAATTGTAAATGAGAAGCGCATTTTATCAGCTTATCTAGTTAGGTAAGggctgaaaaatataaaaatgtctaTATATTTTCGATGAAGGTTATTGAATTTGGTCATCCACAAAGGTGGCTATTGATGCCCTTATTAGTTGAATTCTTCCTCAAGAAATTGTCTGCAGGTACCTGACAAACGTttctttgtttaaatgttgttgttttttgcagcTTTGGAGTTCTATATTCCAGCCGAATCACTTGCGGTAGggcacatttgtttttataacagTCTGGGATACTCtgaccaggaggagagggatgacaatgcatgtgtttgattgagtacAGTAAATTAAATCCAAACAGTGGCCCTGAAAATGTCATCACACAGCAAGACTGCCATAGAGAAATCGATTTAAGTGTTGATGTAGTAATGAGAGATTGGAGTCAGTCAGAAGACTTTGATAGTCTTTGGACTATTATGTTTCTGTATTACATGGGGAATGAGGGACAGAGGTAGTCAGTATGCTCGAAAGAGATATTGAAAGCCCTCTCCCAGAGTCAGCTCCAGATATAACCAACATAAGCTGTCACTTAGGACCCCCGACCACTAGGGGGCCCCCAACCCTCAAAAaaatttcaaaaaatataaacattgtaACATTTGCTGTCTCATCTTACTGTTGTTatgagacagattgagacagATTGGAAACATAACCAGAAATTCTTTATATATTTAACTGTATTTATACAGTGCaatcaactgagaccaaggtctcttttacaggtGATCcatgtattataataaaaacacacacacaaaatggaaacaaaatatacatcaagaaaaacacaaaaatgacaTTTGACAATAAAACTTTCTTaagaaatttaaaataaaacttcaGATCATTCTGAATGGCAATCCATGGGTGTGGGGCAACAATATTTAAAGCAGTTTTAACCAGTTCTGAATATACCTGTGGTATCTCCAGCATTATTGTTGTGATATCTCCAGCATTATCTTCAAAAATTTCcggaatatgggcttaaagtgcattCAAATTTGACggcattcacatccaaattcGTGCAAGGGTTTCTTTGATATGTagcaccctctttttcaagggaccaaaagtaattggacaatagactcaaaagctgtttcatggacaggtgtgggctattccttcatttcTTCTTCATgaattaagcaggtgaaaggtctggagttgattccatgtgtggcatttgcatttggaagctgttgctgtgaacccacaacaagcGGTCAAAAGAGCTCACAATGCAAGTGAAAcgggccatccttaggctgcagaaaaatccatcagagagataacaggaacattaggagtggccaaatcaatagtttggtacattctgaggaaAAAAATACACACTGGTGAgcactgcaacacaaaaagatcTGAaagtccacagaagacaacagttgtggatgattgtaggatcttttctatggtaaagaaaaaccccttcacaacatctagccaagtgaagaacactctccaggatgtaggcatatcattaaACAAATCTACCATAGAGAAGATTtgacaagagcaaatacagagggttcaccacaagatgaaaaccattcataagcctcaagaataaaaAGGGCGGAttagccagcccagttctggaacagcattctttggacagatgaaactaagatcaacctgtaccagattgatgggaagaaaaaagtatggagaaggcttgaaaCGGCTCATGAGCCGAAGCATGCcgcatcatctgtaaaacacgataaaggcagtgtgatggcatgggcatgcatggcttccaatggcactaggtcactagtgtttattgatgatgtgacagatgacagaagcagctggataatttctgaagtgtatagggatgtTTTATCTGCTCAGATTCTGCCAAATGCAGCGAAgatgattggacggcgcttcactttacagatggacaatgatccaaacaTACTGAGAAAACAACACAGGAGTTTTTTGAGGCAACGAAGTGGAATAT
This window harbors:
- the prima1 gene encoding proline-rich membrane anchor 1 isoform X2 — translated: MLVQEILPLILVFWHVVFGHCFLTSIVLLYQFTQGEPQKSCARNVEERTGAKCQQACQCNPYPPLPPPPPPPPPPRLLVFTVAPSTVPPIKPWWREIVVLGTVGCVSVAFLLLTVIICYKAIKRKPPRKEENGTNQGVYTMRMRGKKTLDTKNPGV
- the prima1 gene encoding proline-rich membrane anchor 1 isoform X3 → MLVQEILPLILVFWHVVFGHCFLTSIVLLYQFTQGEPQKSCARNVEERTGAKCQQACQCNPYPPLPPPPPPPPPPRLLVFTVAPSTVPPIKPWWREIVVLGTVGCVSVAFLLLTVIICYKAIKRSSF